GTTACCTTGAAGCCTCTTTTCGCTTACCTGAATCATTTCGGTTTCTGGAAGCTGATTTAAGACAACAGTTACGAGGTCAGATAAGTCGTGGTAAATTGGAATGCCTGCTTAAATTAAGTGATGCAGCTACCGAACAACAAAATGTGGTGATTAACGAAGGCTTAATGAAGGCTTTATTGGGCGTTGGGGAGAAGCTGTCCATGGAGCAACAATTGGCAAATGATTTGACGGTGGGTTGGATTCTTTCCTGGCCAGGGGTAGTTCAATTAAGTCAGCCAGAGACAGAAACTTTGCATCAGCACATAGAATATTTATTCCAAGAGGCTTTACAACAATTTTTAGAAGCGCGAGCAACGGAAGGGGAAGGTTTACGGAATTTTATAAAAACACGATTAAGCATGCTTAATGACGAAATTAAACAAACACGTGAGTTGGTGGAATCTCTTCCTTCTCAAACACGGGAGAAATTGTTGAGTCGGCTGCAAGGATTACAACTGGATGTATCCGAATCGAGATTTGAGCAGGAGATTGCTTTGATGTTAACTCGCCTCGATGTTAGCGAGGAATTAGACAGGCTGCAAATTCATGTTGATGAAGTTGCACGGGTGTTGCAAAGTGGTGAAGCAGTAGGAAGACGGCTTGATTTTCTAATGCAGGAATTAAATCGAGAAGCAAATACACTTGGCTCTAAATCGGATTCTGCAGCTTTAACGCAGCACGCAGTGGAAATGAAAGTTTTAATAGAACAAATGCGAGAGCAAATTCAAAATATAGAGTAAAAAATAATGATCAAAGAATGCCCTGGAAGTCTGTTTATTGTAGCAGCTCCCTCTGGAGGAGGGAAAACCAGCTTGGTAAAAAAACTGATCAGCACTGTATCGGATATAGAAGTTTCTATCTCACATACAACACGAAAAAAGAGGCCTGGCGAAAAAGAGGGCGTTGATTATTATTTTGTTGAAGAGCAAGAATTTGAGGCGATGGTTGCAGAAGGCAATTTTATTGAACATGCCCAAGTGTTTAATCATCACTATGGGACATCTAAAGTGCAAATTTATAATCGGCTGCATGCCGGCCTAGATGTTGTCCTTGATATTGATTGGCAAGGCGCGCAACAAATCAAAAAATTATTTGTCGATGCAGTGAGTGTTTTTGTTGTCCCTCCCTCGTTAGCGATTTTAAAACAGCGTTTAATGGCAAGGCAGCAAGATGATGCACAAGTAATCAGAAACCGCATGCAGCGTGCGCAAGATGAGCTTAGTCATTATTCCGAATTTGATTATCTTATTGTGAATGATGATTTTAATAAAGCGGCTAACGAGTTGCAGGCGATTGTTATTGCGCATCGGTTGCGTATGGAGCGCCAGTTACGGCAAGAAAGAAAATTACTTTCTTTCTTGTTATCACCGCAGTAAAATATGCAGCCATTGCTAAATATCCATAGGTATGGGTATATACTTTATTTAGATAAGGGGATTCAATTATGGCACGGGTTACTGTTGAAGATTGTTTAGAGCATGTAAATAATCGATTTGAATTAGTGATGTTAGCTTCCAAACGAGCTCGTGAAATTGCTGTGCGTGGCGCACAACCAATGGTTGAATGGGAAAATGACAAGCCAACCGTTGTTGCATTGCGCGAGATTGCTGAAGGTTTAGTTACTCGAGAGATGTTGGACAAAGAATAGATTAAATGTGCATAAGATTTTGAATTAATCGTCCAATGCATGCTACATTGCTTGCGGGGCTTTTGATTCAAAGTAAAAACCCATTCATCACTTAAGTATCCATCATGGCCTGTTTTGCAGGGCATGCTCGCCTGCTGATTCTCCATATAATAAAATTCCATAATTTTTAAAGTTGATGAATGCCTGGCTGTCAGTTGCAGCAGGGTTTTTGCAAACTCTGGA
This genomic interval from Legionella oakridgensis ATCC 33761 = DSM 21215 contains the following:
- a CDS encoding YicC/YloC family endoribonuclease; translation: MTHSMTAFSRAQNQVGSTMICWELKSVNHRYLEASFRLPESFRFLEADLRQQLRGQISRGKLECLLKLSDAATEQQNVVINEGLMKALLGVGEKLSMEQQLANDLTVGWILSWPGVVQLSQPETETLHQHIEYLFQEALQQFLEARATEGEGLRNFIKTRLSMLNDEIKQTRELVESLPSQTREKLLSRLQGLQLDVSESRFEQEIALMLTRLDVSEELDRLQIHVDEVARVLQSGEAVGRRLDFLMQELNREANTLGSKSDSAALTQHAVEMKVLIEQMREQIQNIE
- the gmk gene encoding guanylate kinase; its protein translation is MIKECPGSLFIVAAPSGGGKTSLVKKLISTVSDIEVSISHTTRKKRPGEKEGVDYYFVEEQEFEAMVAEGNFIEHAQVFNHHYGTSKVQIYNRLHAGLDVVLDIDWQGAQQIKKLFVDAVSVFVVPPSLAILKQRLMARQQDDAQVIRNRMQRAQDELSHYSEFDYLIVNDDFNKAANELQAIVIAHRLRMERQLRQERKLLSFLLSPQ
- the rpoZ gene encoding DNA-directed RNA polymerase subunit omega, giving the protein MARVTVEDCLEHVNNRFELVMLASKRAREIAVRGAQPMVEWENDKPTVVALREIAEGLVTREMLDKE